From Halorussus lipolyticus:
CCGGCCGGTCACGGCCGACGACGTGGTTTACTCCTTCGAGCGACTCGCGGGGTCGAAACACTCGCAGTCGGCGAGCAAACTCCTCGACGTTCTCGGCGTCGAACACGAGACCGAAACCGTCGAAAGCGACGACGGGACCACCGAGGAGTACGTCCCCGGTTCGCTCGGGGTCGAAGCGAAGGGAGACCGGACCGTCGAGATTCGCCTCGAAGAACCCTTCCACACCGCGCTCGGGGTGCTGGCCTACCCGGCGTTCTCGGTGGTTCCCGAGGGCGTCCTCGGCGACGTCGAGGGCTACGACGGCGAGATGAGTCACGAGGAGTTCGCCACCGAGAACCCCGTCGGCGCGGGACCGTTCGTCCTCGATACGTGGAAGAAAGACGTAGAGTACTCGGTCACGGCGCGCGACGACTACCGAGGCGACGGCCCCTACGTCGAGGGGATTCACTGGAAGGTCACCTCTAACCCCTCGGCGGCCTACACCTACGCCATCAACCGGAACGCCGACGCTTTCTGGGTACCGACCGGGAAGTTCGACCCGAATCTGGTCAGTATCGAGAAGACCGACCGGAAAGGCCGGAAAGTCGGTACCTACGGTCCCCTGCCCGAGAACGGCGAGACCGTCCAGTACCGCCAGATTCCGCTGACGTGGACCTACTACCTCGGGTTCAACGCCGAGAACGTCGAGCGGCCGGTCCGCCGAGCGGTCGCCTACGTCCTGAACCAGCAGACGCAGGTCGAGAAGGTCCATCAGGGCCGGGGCAAGCGCGCCGGCCACCTCACGCCGCCGAACCTCTACCCCGGCGGCAACCCGGCCTACGAGGACCACGCCGAGCAGTACCCCTACGGTCTCGGTGAATCTCGATTCGACGAGGCCCAGAGCGTGCTGTCCGAGGCGGGGTACGGTCCCGACAATCCCGCCGAGATGACCCTCTCGGTCTACGACGCGACGGCGTGGTTCGAGACCGGAAAGCTCCTGCGGGACAAACTTGCTCGGGTCGGCGTGGACGTGTCCGTAGAGCGCGTTCCGTTCGCCACCATCGCCGAGCGCGGCCAGAACGGCGACTTGGACGCCTTCACCTACGGGTGGGTGATGGACTACCCCTCGCCGGAAAGCTTCCTCAAGATTCTCTACCCGCCCTCGTCGGGTGACCAATTCTTCTTCTGGGGCGGCACGGACGCGGCAGACCGGGCCGAGAGCGCGTGGCAGACGGTCCTCGACCATTCGTCGGGGAGCGACGCCGACCGGAAAGCCCGCGCTGAGGCCTACCGCGAGATGGAGTCCGCCAACTGGGAGGACGTTATCGCGCTCCCGGTCTACCACCCCGTCGGCGAGGGGTTCTACTACGACTGGGTGGACGTGCCCAAGACCGGGGCCGCCGGGTTCTCCAAGCACAAGTACACCGACGTTCGGGTCGGCAAACGCGACTAACCGGCCAGTGAGTGACGGTCGGACGCTCGTCGGCCGACTCTCCTCGCCCGATTCGCGGAAAACCTTGTTGGAGGGAACTGGTTTAAGTACTCGTGCGCCCTGTTGTCACCCGATGACCGAACTCGACCCGCCGGACGAGCGCGAATGCCGAGAGTGCGGGCGGCGGGACGCGTGGAATCCCGACTCCCGGAGTTGGCGGATTCGGGACGACGCGCACGCCGGCAACCCCCACTGCATCCACGACTGGGACATCAACGGGACGTACCTGCCGATTCGGGAGTGAATCGGACCGTCCTCGAAGCCGAACCGAAGCCCAATCGAAGCCGAATTCGAGACTCGGAAAATGGTAAGATGCGCATAGACAATTAGAAAGCATTTCCAAGAATTTATTTTCCATTCCTAAGAAAATAATTACCTTTCCAAGGAGCAGTCGGCCAATCGCCCGCCAGCGAACGCCCAACTGACCAACCGTCGGGTGGGATGAAGGGGCCGCCCGGTCGCGTCCAGTTTAGTCGTCTGGCCGACCCCTATCTGCGCCGCGCGGTGTCTCGCCGAACGGAGAGAGGCGAGGCTCGGAAGACGCGGTTTGTCTTCCGGTGCGGGAAGGCGCAGATATGTCGGCCAGCGACCGCGACCGGGCGGGGGCTTCAAGAAGACTTCATCACCGCGACTCTGCTGTTCGCCCGTCCAGTCCGACGACAACTCGAATCGTCGCACTCCCCTCTCACCCGAACGTTCAAACCGGAAGCCGCGACAACCCCGGACCATGCTCGCAGTCGCCGGCGGTAAGGGCGGTGCCGGGAAGACGACCACGACGCTCGGACTCGCCGGGGCGCTCGCTCGCCAGCGCAGAGTCGTCCTCACGGCGGACGCCGACCGGGAGATGCCCGACCTCCACGCGATGGCCGGGGTAGCCCGGCGGCCCGGCCTCGACGCCGTGGCCGCGGGGTGGTCCTCGCGGTTCGCCGCCGGCGTGGCCGACGCGCCGACGTGCGGCGTCAGGGTCTTGCCCGCCGGGAGCGGTCCGGCCGACGGGCGAGCAACTGGTCGGTCTCCGCCCGACTCGGACGTTGCCGCGGTCGGTCGCGCCGAGGAGTGGGCCGATAGCGTCCTCCTCGACTGCCCGGCGGGAGCGGGACCCGACGCAGTTGCACCGCTCCGGGCGGCCGACGCCGTAGTGGTGGTGACGACCGCCGAACCCGCCTGTCTGCGGGACACCGCCAAGACCGCCGCGATGGCCCGCGAACTCGGCACGCCGGTCGCGGGTGCGGTGGTTTCCCGCGCCACCGAGGCCCCCGAGGGCGTGTCGCGGCTTCTGGAGTGTCCGCTCCTCGGGACCGTGCCCGACGCCGGAATCACACCGTGCGAGAAGTCGGGGGACGGCCCGCCGTCCTCGGACCGCGACCCGCTGGCCGACGAGCGAGTCCGGTCTGCACACGACCGTCTCGTGTCAGCCCTTCAGCCCAAATACTTATGAAACAACGTTCCAAAAGCGTGCAAATACGTGCCACGGCGTCTCTCGACCGGCATCGAAGTGTTAGACCGGAAACTCGACGGAGGACTACCGAAGGGGAGTATCGTTTCGTTGTCGGCTCCTCCGGCGAGTCAGGCGGAGCTACTGCTCTACGAGTTCACTTCGGCGCGACGGACGCTCTACCTCTCGACCGACCGCGACGAGGCCGCCGTGACAAAAGCGTTGGAACGCGCCCCGGGCAACACCGGGTCGCCCGACGTGCGCCGGGTGCCGGGCGACGCTCCGCTGGACCACTCCCAGCGGTTGTTTCGGAGGCTCCCCGAGGACTCGAATCTCATCATCGACCCCATCGACCTGCTGGAGAAGCAGGACGAGGGCAGGTATCGGAACTTCCTCAACGACCTCCAGAACCACCTCCACAACACCGAGGGCGTGGCGATTCTCCACGGCCTCGACGGTCGGGCGGTGCCCGACTCGCGGGACGTGACCGAACACGTCGCCGACGTGGTGTTCCAACTGCACATCGAGTACTCCGGCGACACTATCGAGACCCGCCTCGCGGTGCCGAAGTTCCGCGGGGGACGGGCGCTCTCCGAGACCATCAAACTGGAACTCGCCGAGTCGGTCCGCATCGACACGAGTCGGGACATCGCATAATTCCAGCTAGAACGATTAAGTTTTTAGTATATGTATTTCGATATTTGGGTATGGTAGAAGATAATAAAGACCAAACTGAAGACGACGTTTCTGAAGCCAAAATACGAGAGATTGTACAGGAGGAGATGGCCGACGAGGGTGAAAGTTCCAACCGAGCATCCGGGCGTCGAAATTTCTTGAAAGCAACAGCACTTACTGGTCTCGGCGGACTCTCGCTAGGAGTTGGAGGTCAAGAGATCGTAAAGAATGGCATCGGAATAAGCCGTGCTACCACCAGTGGGGGTTCACTCAGTAACATCGGTACGCTCGAAGGTCCCCTGACGGGCGGCGACTCGCTCACTAACATCGCTGGGTCAAACCTGAGTATCGACAGTAGCGGGAATCTGAACGCAACTTCTCCGACGGACATCGGAGTCGTCACGTACTTATCCACTGCCCAAACGCTGTCGAGTGGGACGACCAGTAAAATCCAGTACGACACGACGGCATTCGACCACCGTTCCGAGTTTGATGCGAGCAACCACGAAATCCAACTCAGTGGGGCGGGGACCTACATGGCGACCTTTACGGTCAAGTTCAACAGTCCGCCAGACCAGACTCTCATCAGCAACCGTATCTCGTTGAACGGAACGAGGATAGGAAGCGAAACGAGAGGTTCCTCGGGCGGTTACGACGAAACGCTGACCAGTCACGCGCTGTTCGAGGCGAGCAAGGGCGACGTCGTTTCGGTGGCCGCATTTCAGGATAGCGGTAGTTCGCTCGAACTCAAATCGGGACGTTGGAACACCAACCTGTCGGTCGT
This genomic window contains:
- a CDS encoding RAD55 family ATPase translates to MPRRLSTGIEVLDRKLDGGLPKGSIVSLSAPPASQAELLLYEFTSARRTLYLSTDRDEAAVTKALERAPGNTGSPDVRRVPGDAPLDHSQRLFRRLPEDSNLIIDPIDLLEKQDEGRYRNFLNDLQNHLHNTEGVAILHGLDGRAVPDSRDVTEHVADVVFQLHIEYSGDTIETRLAVPKFRGGRALSETIKLELAESVRIDTSRDIA
- a CDS encoding HEWD family protein, which gives rise to MTELDPPDERECRECGRRDAWNPDSRSWRIRDDAHAGNPHCIHDWDINGTYLPIRE
- a CDS encoding MinD/ParA family ATP-binding protein, producing MLAVAGGKGGAGKTTTTLGLAGALARQRRVVLTADADREMPDLHAMAGVARRPGLDAVAAGWSSRFAAGVADAPTCGVRVLPAGSGPADGRATGRSPPDSDVAAVGRAEEWADSVLLDCPAGAGPDAVAPLRAADAVVVVTTAEPACLRDTAKTAAMARELGTPVAGAVVSRATEAPEGVSRLLECPLLGTVPDAGITPCEKSGDGPPSSDRDPLADERVRSAHDRLVSALQPKYL
- a CDS encoding ABC transporter substrate-binding protein; the encoded protein is MTHDNTPTHLSASRRAFLGTAGSVAVGVGLAGCSGSAPTADDPSGERTFRMVGSAIRTLDPVAAADSESTTVVTQLFDGLVHYPKGNIDPELLLAEDHRVSEAGRVHTFELDPEATFSDGRPVTADDVVYSFERLAGSKHSQSASKLLDVLGVEHETETVESDDGTTEEYVPGSLGVEAKGDRTVEIRLEEPFHTALGVLAYPAFSVVPEGVLGDVEGYDGEMSHEEFATENPVGAGPFVLDTWKKDVEYSVTARDDYRGDGPYVEGIHWKVTSNPSAAYTYAINRNADAFWVPTGKFDPNLVSIEKTDRKGRKVGTYGPLPENGETVQYRQIPLTWTYYLGFNAENVERPVRRAVAYVLNQQTQVEKVHQGRGKRAGHLTPPNLYPGGNPAYEDHAEQYPYGLGESRFDEAQSVLSEAGYGPDNPAEMTLSVYDATAWFETGKLLRDKLARVGVDVSVERVPFATIAERGQNGDLDAFTYGWVMDYPSPESFLKILYPPSSGDQFFFWGGTDAADRAESAWQTVLDHSSGSDADRKARAEAYREMESANWEDVIALPVYHPVGEGFYYDWVDVPKTGAAGFSKHKYTDVRVGKRD